The window GGCGTAGCTGTGGCGCAACGTATGGATGCAGACTTCCTTTTGAATGCCTGTTTTTTGGATGCACGAACGGAAAGCATGGCGGATACCTTCGCGGCTGGCCTGCTGCCCGCGGACCTTCCCGTTGAAAAGCCATTTCTGCGGGTTCGAGGTTTCCAGGTATTGCTTTATCCCTCTGATGGTGAGCGGCGAAACAGGCACATAGCGGTCTTTCTTGTGCTTGCTCTGGCGCACGTGTACCTGTTTGCGGTCAAAATCAATATCCTTTATTTCCAGCTTGATGACCTCGGAGATGCGCAGGCCGCAATCGTAAATGACAGCAAACAACGCCCGGTGCTTTAACAGTTTGGGTGTTTTCAGGATAAGCCTGACCTCGGCTTGCGAGAACACCACCGGCAAGGCTTTGCTGCCCGACACCGGGGGAAGGGCCAGGTAGAGTTTCTCGTTTTTGAACATCGAAAACAGGGTGCGCAACCCATACACCAGGTGTTTGAACGAGCTCATGCTGGGTTTCTCGTTTTCCCGGATATGAAAGAGATACTCCTCCATT of the Candidatus Bathyarchaeota archaeon genome contains:
- a CDS encoding site-specific integrase, with product MSRKSYLEQACEAVPEFKTLSEKFLRKYTIAGKSESCTRNYLMQISKMVLHFQCSPLDLSIDQMEEYLFHIRENEKPSMSSFKHLVYGLRTLFSMFKNEKLYLALPPVSGSKALPVVFSQAEVRLILKTPKLLKHRALFAVIYDCGLRISEVIKLEIKDIDFDRKQVHVRQSKHKKDRYVPVSPLTIRGIKQYLETSNPQKWLFNGKVRGQQASREGIRHAFRSCIQKTGIQKEVCIHTLRHSYATHLLEMGLDIVSVKNQLGHADIATTMMYLHIARSNPMAGFAPMEKLYGNGRR